Within the Serratia sp. UGAL515B_01 genome, the region GTTCATTGGGCCAACGTTGTCGGAACTCGAACCGCCCCCGATGGCACCGCAACCCAGAGTTAACGACGGAACCAGATTGGTGGTAGCGCCTATGGCACCTAAAGCGGATGGTGTATTAATCAGGATACGGTGCACGGGTTTTTGTAGTGCGAATTCGCGTACCACTTCCTGGTTTTGGGTGTGAATCACCAGCGTATGCCCCAGACCCTCGTTAGTCAGAAGTTCAAGCGCGCGTTTAGAGGCGCAGGAGTAATCCTCTTCGATATACATACCGAGCACCGGGCAGAGTTTTTCACGGGCATAAGGATTTTGGCGCGAAACACTGTTTTGCAACGAAATCAGCACCTGCGTGTTGTAGGGGACGTTCAACCTGGCTTGCTCACTGAGATACAGTGCGTTTTTACCTACTATTTCAGGATTAATCATACCGTTCGGACGTAACAGAATGCTGGCCAAACGAGCAGATTCTTCATCGTTCATAAAGTAGGCACCCTGTGCCAACAGTTCGCGGTGTACATCTTGGTAGATAGATTTTTCCACGATGATCGACTGTTCTGAGGCGCAGATCACGCCATTATCAAAGGTTTTGCTCGCGATGATATCGCTGACGGCCTGTTTGATGTTGGCACTGCGCTCGATAAACGCCGGATTATTGCCGGGACCACCACTGATGGTGGGTGTGCCCGAACCGTAGGCGGCTCGCACCATGCCTTCGCCACCGGTTGCCAGGATCAGGGAGACGTCTTTACTGCGCATCAGCGTTGTGGTGCCTTCCAACGTCATCTTGCTCAGACCGTCAACGATACCTGCAGGGGCACCAGCCTGTTGGGCCGCATTCTTAACGATTTCAAGTGTGCGCAGGCTGCATTGTTGAGCGCCAGGGTGCGGGGAGAAAATAATTGCATTCCCTGCTTTTAGCGCGATCAGCGTTTTATAAATAATAGTAGAGGTAGGATTGGTCGACGGCACCAAAGCGGTAATTACCCCCAAAGGAACACCCACACTCATGACTTTATTTTGCAGGTCGTCGTGAATAATACCGATGGTTTTTAAGTCTTTAATGTATTCATAAACCTTCTTGGAGGCAAAAATGTTCTTTAATACTTTGTCTTGCCAGTTACCAAAACCTGTTTCTTCATGAGCCAGTTTTGCTAACTCTCCAGCGTGCTCTGCTGCTTCGTTGGCAATATGCTTTACAATGCCATCGATTTTTTCTTGTGAAAATTTGGCAAACTGCAATTGCGCCTGTTTAGCATTATTAATCAGAGTGCGAGCCTGCTGAATAGATTGTAAATCTGGATCTGATAGCGTCATTATATTATCCCCTGAACAGACGTTTCATTCCCCCCCGAATCACTTACTGGTGTAAATCTCATCGGGATTTATTCATTGCCACTGACCGGTACCTCGACGTCTCTAGATATCAGTACTTTCATCTTCAATGGCACAGTTTGATAAGCGTGGAGCAAGGCTTTTCGAGCGGCTAAATGCACTATACCTATTAAATGATTATTCAAAATATAAATTCGCTGATTGCTATATATTTGGTTTTTTACTCTATGATTAACGCTATATTTATTGTTTATTTATGTTTCTATTCTGGTAATCGTTCCAGTAATAGCCTCATTGTCTGACTAAAAATTGCTGTGTGCGGATTTTACTCACTGTTTAATCAGATCGTTAATTTTATGGTTATTACATGGATGGTTTCGCTAACATGATGGAGCCTAGAATGTGAAGTAGTGCAGGTTTTTACATTGTGTTTGCAGGGGATGGCTCGGTATACTCGTCATACTTCAAGTTGCTTGGGTGTTGACTGACTGCCTTCGCTCACCCCAGTCACTTACCTGAGTAAGCTCCTGGGGCTTCGCTCAGTTGCCGACTACAAGCAACTCGAATTATTTTGGGTATATACCTAATAGGTGCTCCTATTAGCGCGGTATTTTTTCAGGTCATTTTTTTGTTTGTAAATTGGGCTGATAGTATTCATAAAAATGGTATGGCTTTTCAATAATCGCTATGTTGAACAGCATTGATAATTATGGACTATGGTACTCATGGATTATGCGCCACAATCAGTTCAAGTTGGCTTGGTTCACTTAATTGTGTGATTAAATCGTTAGGCTGCCAGGCTTTAGAGTACAAATGTACAGCGGTGAGTTGATCGAACTGAGTAACACTGTATCGGGGTTAATTTTCTCCATAGTCAGTGACAGGCCGTCGTGGCTGTCTGACATTTCGCGCATAAAGTAGTCAAAAATAACGTCGGGAGATTGGTCGATAGAAGACTTGCTGGCCACCCAGTGGTTGATTTGATAATAACGAGAGCTGGGGGAAACGCGTTTGCTGGTGTAGTCAAACTGAACATAACGTTGAAAATAAAGCCATCCAGCGCTTGAGTCTGAATATCCTTCGACCACAATTGAACCTTTACCTTTATCGTTAAAATTGAAGTGAATATTGACATTAACAGACTCGGTAATGGTATCTTCGAAATGCATGATGGCTTTGGTTGAGCAATTTAAAATACCGTTATGGTTTAATGGAGTGTGCCTGATGATGATAAATGTCGCAATCAGCAAAAGTATAATAGAGAAGATAAATAAAGCTCGTCCCAAAGCCCATTTTTTCATAATTTACTTCCATGAATAATAAAAATAATTATCGCAGTAACTGAATGAATTATCTTGATGTTTGGCACAGTGAGCGAGAAATGTGCGGCCTAAACCATTGGATTGCAGCTTATCACCGTAAAAGAAAAGAAATCTTTCGTCCTTGTTGTACGGTATTTTCTTTTTTTCTTTTACAGCAATGAAGTTGTTCAGGTAGTTTTCACGCATTCTGGGGTTAATCATCATGTCAGTGGAAAATACCTCAACAGGTTCCTGCGCGATGGGGGTGAGAGTGATAGGTTTCATGCTGCCGCTATTGGCCCAGGACCAGCCGAGCAGGGCGACTGCCAGCAGTGATATCGCTACACCCGCATAACCCCAATAGCGATCGGGGCTGTTAACGGCAGAAGGTCTTGGGGCGGGAGGAGGCACTATTTGCTCTGGCCGTTCGCCTTCACCGGCATCTATCACCGAATGGGGTAAGGTGTCATCGATCACTTCTATTGTTAGATCTGGATTCAGTTCCAGCCGACCACGCGCTACGGTGACGATAATATTCTCAATACCATAACTGCGGAAGGCTTTGCGCAGCATACTCAGGTATTGGTTTAGGTTACTATTGGATGACACCAGTCCTTTGTCATCCCAGACCCGCTGCATCACCATATCGCGGCTGATCACACCAGGGTTCTGGATCATAAAGAACAGCAGTGCATTGGCCGTGATGGTGAGTTGTGTATCGGACTTGCCGTCGTCGTCGAGCTTGAGTGAACCCTCGGTGGCATCATAAATAAGAAAGGCATTAATTTTAAATTTCATTATCGCCCCCGCGTGCTAACAGCCTAATACTCCCAGCAGGTCATTGCCGCCAATTGTATTATCAACGTCAGCCGGAGAAACGATGCGGTAATCCTTCTTTATTAACACCGGCCTGATTGACAACGACATTTACGGAAAACGCGGCGTTCCGGCCTTTAGCTGCATAATGCTGGCTGTTTTTGAGCAACGGTTGTTACAGCTTTCCGGGGCTTTCCTCTATGGATGTAGATGTTTATTCGGTGGATCATACCGACCAGTGGGGGTATTAATTTTGATCAAGGTCAAGCCCTGTCCCGTATAGGTCTGACCAATCTGGAATAATGTCTACCAGTTCAAACTATTCATTAGAAAATCTTTACTGACTGGAAAAGGGAGGATTAAGGCCACAAGAGGAAATGAGTTTCTATAAACGCTGTACTAGGCTGCGTCTAATAGTGCTACAGGTGGGAGTGATGCAGGTTAGCCGACCGTTGAGCGCAGGGATGCGCGATACAAGCCCCAGGGAGAGGGTCACTGCGTGTCGGCGTTCCGTATGATTCCCACCTACCTGAAGCTTACAGTGAAGCGGTATTAAGCGCGGTTATTTAGCCCCGCACTCCGGTGCGGGGGAGGAGGGATTACAATAACCAATCCAGTACCAGAATACCGCACAGGCTGATTGCCCAAGCTATGGTGGTAGGCACCGACCACACCATCATCTGTAGCTTAACGTCCTTGATCCCCATCATACGGTTCACCACCCAGAACATACTGTCGTTAAAGTAGCTGAAGAACAGGGCACCCATGGTTGCGGCCTGAGCGGCAGCAAGCATGTTAACCCCTGGCAACTGGCTGACAATCGGGGCTGAGATGGATGCCGCGGTGATCATGGCGACCGTGCCAGAACCCTGTATCAACCTGACCAGTGTTGCGATGAAAAAGGGGATCAGTACTGGCGTTAGCGGCAGGTTGGCAACATGCTGAGCCAGTAAAGTGCCGGTACCACTCTCACGCAGTACGGCTCCTAACGCACCACCTGCGCCGGTGACCAGCAGAATAATCCCTGCGGTTTGCAACCCTTCTTCCAAGCGCTCCAGCGTTTCGTGCTTGTTGATCTTTGGCATCAGAGTGTAGACCGCCAGCAACACACTGATGGCTAACGCAATGATGGGGGAGCCAAGGAAGGCAAACATTTGCCCCCAAAGACTTTCCCCCAACCCTGTCATGCCTTCGGCTTTTGCCAGCATGTTGTTAACCGCGTTGATAAAAATCAGCACGATAGGCGCAACGATTGGCAGCAGCGATAACGCTAAACTCGGTAGCGATTTACTTTCCTTCTCTGCCAGATAACGTTGATGAGTAGCGTGTAGATCTTCCGCTTCGTCTTCACTGTTTTCCGGCTCAAAATCGGGATACCGGGCGCCAAGCCAGCGAGCATAGATAACGACGCCGATCACACAAGGGATCGCCAATACTAGGCCTGCCATCATCATGGCACCGATATCGACGCCGAAGATAGCGGCCACCCCAAGTGGGCCAGGGGTGGGGGGCACTGCGTGATGGGTGAGGATCAAACCGCCAGCCAAGGCAACTCCCAGCGTCAGCAGATTGCGTTTGCCTTTTTTAGCCAGAGCCTTGACCAACGGATAAAGAATGACAAAAGCCGAATCGACGAAAATCGGGATACTGACGATATAACCGGTGATTGCCAGCGCCCACTCTTCACGCTTATTGCCCAGCCACTTGATGAAGCTGTAGGCGATTTGTTCCGCTGCACCGGAAACCTCCAGCACGCGGCCCATCATCACGCCCAACCCGATAACAATCCCAATGCTGCCGAGGGTACTGCCAAATCCTTTAGTAATGACATCGACAGTCTGTACTGCCGTTAACCCGCCGGAAATACCGGCGATCGAGGCGGCTATCAGCATGGCAATCAGAGCGTGAACGCGGGTGCGCAACACCAGAAACACCAGCACGAAGACGGCGACGGCCAGACCAATAATGGGGGTATAAAGCGCCATAATCAGCCCCCAGCCCGCAGCATTTCATCATGCATAAAGGCACGGATGATTTGCTGGAAGTTTTCATCAACAGAGAACCCTAACGCCAGCGCGCGGCTAATATCAAAGTTACCCGGCCAACTGGCCACGATCCGGTTGATGGTTTCGTCCGGTACAAAGCGGACCCGTTCACGAACCTGTTTACCGGCAACGGCCTCCAGCGCCTGCAACATCTGTTGGATGGTAACACTGATGCCGGGGAGGTTGACGGTGCGAGACGAGCCGAACTGCGCGGCAGGCAGCGTGGCAGCATGAATAAAGTTATGCACCACCGTACCAGGGCTGGATAGCCATAAGGCCAGATCGGGGGAAACCGGGCAGACCGAAGGATCACCGTGCAGTGGTTCGCGTATAATGCCGCTGGCGAAAGAAGAGGCCGCTTTGTTCGGTTTACCAGGGCGCACACTGATAGTGGGTAAACGCAATACCCGCCCGTCGACAAACCCCTTACGCGTATAGTCATTGATCAGCAACTCACACAAGGCTTTCTGCGCGCCATAGGAGGATTGCGGCAGCACGGCGCATTCATCTGTGACGATTGAAGGAAGTTTGCCGCCAAACACGGCGAGCGAACTGGTAAAGACAAACTTCATTGCCGGGGCATTATGCCGAGCGGCCTCCAGTAGCTGGCGAGTGGCATCGAAGTTCACCTGCATACCGAGATCAAAATCACTCTCCGCATGGCTGCTCACGATGGCCGCCAGATGAAATAGTACGCCACAGTCCCGATCAATCAGCTGACTGGCGGCACCGGGCCGTGTGAGATCAAGCGCCAGGCAGTGCACACGTGGATCTTCCATCGGCGTGGGGGGCTGCTGAATATCAGCCAGAATCAATTCACTGAAGGGCAACGAACTCTCCCGCAATAATGCAGCGGCTAAACGTTGCCCTAAAAAACCTGCTCCACCGGTAATGATGATCTTCATGATTATTATCCTTTCCCTTTATGGGATGCTGTTGCGATTAGGCTGATGTTATGCAGCCGAAAACCACGCTCTTTGAGCTGTTGCAGCACATCAGGCGGCAGTGCGTCATCGCATACGATGTCGTCGAGTGCCGTTAAGGGGCAGACGCGGAACATGCCGTACTTGCCGTATTTACTGCTATCGGAAACCAGCACTTTTCGCTTGGCGATCTCCAGCAGTGCCTGTTTAACCAGGACTTTTTCTTCGTGCGGTGTGGAAAGGCCATGAGCTAGATCCCAAGAACTGGTGCTGATAAAGGCCACATCGATATTTAGGGTGCGTAACAGCGTCGCGGCGCTGCTACCCACGCAGGAAAAATTACGTTGATCTACACGTCCCCCCGTGTGAAACAGATTGAGCTGAGGGCGATTCATCAAGTGCTGGATAATGGAAAAATCGTTGGTGACGATGGTCAGATTGAAACGTTCTGCCAGATGGCGGGCGATCTCGAAGCTGGTGGTGCCAGCATCCAGATAAACCACCTGGCCATCTTCCACCATGGCTGCTGCATATTTGCCGATGGCGCGTTTCTGCCGGTGATGGAGCTGGGCTTTTTCTTTGTAAGCCAGTTCCTGACGCAGCGCGTCGCTAAGGCGAACGCCGCCGCTGACGCTGATTACTTTACCTTCTTCTTCCAACTGATGAATGTCGCGCCTGACAGTCATGTGTGAAACGCTCATCAACTCGGCCAAAGCAACGATGGTGACCAGTTGATATTCATGTACGTAGCGATAGATAAAATCGCGCCGTTCCGATGGGATCATGCTTTCTCCTGGGCAGTGGCGGGCTGGTGGCGAGAGTGCCACTCAGTAGCTGTTATTTTTTGTTATAGAAGTTAATGTTTAATCATCTGAGTTAACAAATAAACGATGGGTATCACAGAAGTGCAGATGCGGGGTACGAGTGGCGACTTCAAAAATTCATTGATAATTATTGAGTTAAATGAATTTTTTGAAGCTGGGTAGATAACAGCAGGATGTGATGAATAATGTGACACATAACAAAAACAAGCAGTTTGCCGAAGATCTCGGTGGGGGAAGAGGTCGCTAGGCTGCAAATGACCGGCAGCGGCGCTGGTGTGCAATTAAAACATAGCCTGGTACAGGCCTTAAACGTATTTCAATACAGATGAAGCGCTATGCTTGGGGCACAAGCAGATTTTTTGCCAATATCATCTGTTTCCCAGTTTTTTGATGACGTTGTGGAAGAGTAATAGGGTAAGAATTGGACTATCTCTGTTGGGGAAATAGGCGAGTGACGTTTTTTTCGACATTCAATTCATTGAATGCGTGATAAGTGTTGCACGAGGGAAGCGGGCAGGTATAATGCCCACGTTTTCCGCATACTACTTCAGTGCCGAAGTGGCGAAATCGGTAGACGCAGTTGATTCAAAATCAACCGCCGCAAGGTGTGCCGGTTCGAGTCCGGCCTTCGGCACCAACAGTATGTAAATAGACCTCAACTGAGGTCTTTTTTTATGTCTAAAATCCAGTATTTACCTACCTTTCCCGCTATATTAACTCTCTCAGTGTCAACCGACATCAACCCACATCTACCAACAGATGTTGGTACAGATGATGGTATTTCTGGTTCGATAGTGCGTGTACCAACGGGGAGGGGATAATCATGGCGTTAACAGATATTAAAGTCAGGACATCCAAGCCTGAAGAGAAGCAGTACAAGCTGACCGACGGCAATGGCATGCATCTTCTTGTTCACCCGAATGGCTCTAAGTACTGGCGTTTGCAGTACCGCTTTTGTGGGAAGCAAAAGATGTTGGCTTTAGGTGTCTATCCAGATGTCTCCCTTGCGGATGCCAGGGCACGCCGTGATGAAGCCCGCAAGCAGATAGCGAACGGCATCGATCCAAGCGATAAAAAGAAAACCGATAAAGTTGAGCAGAATGAGGCTCGTACTTTTGAGGAGGTCGCTATCGAATGGCATGCTACCAATAAGAAGTGGTCGGAAGATCACAGCAAGCGCGTGCTGAAAAGCCTGGAAGATAATCTCTTCCCCGCGATTGGCAAACGTAATATTGGCGAGCTTAAAACCCGTGACCTGTTAGCCCCGATCAAAGTTGTAGAACAATCCGGGCGTCTTGAGGTGGCATCACGCCTTCAACAACGTTCGACCGCGATAATGCGTTACGCCGTGCAGAGTGGGTTAATTGACTACAACCCGGCTCAGGAAATGGCTGGTGCCGTTGCATCTAGCAACCGGCAGCATCGTCGCGCCTTGGAGTTAAAGCGTACTCCAGAACTGCTTCAACGAATTGATAGCTACACCGGCAGGCCGTTAACACGGCTGGCGGTTGAGTTGACGCTATTGATTTTTATCCGCTCCAGTGAACTGCGATTTGCCCGTTGGTCAGAGATCGATTTTGAAACCGCCATGTGGACCATTCCTCCCGAACGTGAACCAATCGAAGGGGTAAAACACTCTCACCGTGGCTCTAAAATGCGAACTCCACATCTGGTGCCGCTTTCCCGTCAGGCTCTGGCGATTCTCGAACAGATAAAGACTTTCAGTGGCGATCATGAACTGATCTTTATTGGTGATCATAACCCTCGCAAACCGATGAGTGAAAACACGGTTAACAAATCTTTGCGAGTGATGGGATATGACACACAGGTTGAAGTCTGCGGTCATGGATTCAGGACAATGGCGTGCAGTTCGTTGATTGAGTCAGGGTTATGGTCGAGGGATGCGGTTGAACGGCAGATGAGCCATATGGAACGCAACTCTGTACGAGCAGCTTATATCCATAAGGCTGAGCATCTGGATGAACGCAAGCTAATGCTGCAGTGGTGGGCTGACTTCTTGGATGCTAATAGGGAGAAGGCGATTAGTCCGTTTGATTTTGCCAAGCAGCACACGTTGAAATAATACTATCTGGCCATTGTTTATCAGTATAGGAACAGCTGCAAGAAAGAGACATCTGCCCATAAATATGGCTGGATGTCTTTTTCTTGATTATGGCCCACATGATGCTGTGTTGATTGCATAGGGGTAACCTAGTGTGCCAAATATCTGCGTCGCAGTTGTGCGGCTGAGTCGATTGTCGAGCAAAATACAACACTGTATAGTGCAGTACATTTGCAGGCTTTATCTGGGAGAATGAGATGGCTACAACCAAAACTGCGACGCTTACCATCCGAGTCGATCCCGGCTTAAAGGAAGCACTGCGAGCTGTTGCACAAGTGGAACACAGGTCTATCGCCAACATGATAGAGGTGCTGATCCGCGAGCACTGTGAGAAACATGGAATAGCTATCGAGAAGCCCAAGAAATTGGATCAATGTGGGGAACGTTAAGCATGATCAAGACTGTTAAACAGGCGTGTCGTTTTAATCCTATTATCCAGGATTACAGAATGAGCCAAGGAATTGAGAACCTAGCTGATCTCATCAACGACGCAGGTGACGGCAAAGAGTTTTTCTCACGTAACTACGTTACCCACGGTATGGAGCAGCTTTTCAGAGAAGGCATGCTTCGTCTATCTGGAAAATCAGATCAAGCGGTATTCGAGCTCACTCAGGCAATGGGTGGTGGTAAAACCCACATGATGATTGCGCTAGGTTTGCTTGCGAAACACGCACATTTACGTCCTGAGATGCTACCTGCAGATTTAAATGAACGCTTGAGCTTTGGGAATGCGCGAATCGCAGCGTTTAATGGTCGCAACAATCCTGATAATTACATATGGGGTGAGATTGCTACCCAACTCGGTGAGTCAGATAAAATTAAACAGCACTGGATCAACGGACCTAAATCCGTTGACCAAAAGAAGTGGAAAGAGATCATCGGCGACACTCCCACGTTGATTATGATCGACGAACTCCCCCCTTATCTGGATAACGCGAGTACTCAGGTCTTCGGCTCCGGTACACTCGCCAACATGGTAGTGTATAGTCTAAGTACTCTGATGAGTGCGGCATTAGAACTACCAAACTGCTGTATTGTCATTGCCAATCTGTCTGGGAGCTATAGTGCCCAAACCAAAACCCTGAAAGAAGCTATTTCGAACCTGCAGCAAGAAACCCGCAGGCAGTCGATGACTATTACACCGGTACAACTCTCGGGTAATGAAATCTATGAAATCCTTAAAAAGCGACTGATTGATGAGTTGCCTGACGAGCAAACTATCAGTGATGTTGCTGAGGAATACGCTCAGCAAATCAAAAAAGCAGAAGATGGCGGATACATTATTGCTTCAAGCATTGAACAAATCGCAGAACAGGTAAGAGAGACCTATCCGTTCCATCCATCATTCAAACACTTGGTGGCTCTATTTAAAGAGAACGAGGGTTTCAGACAGACTCGCGGTTTAATGCAGTTTACTGCTCGCCTGCTCAAAAGCGTGGAGCAACGCAAAACTGATGATGTCTTCCTCGTAGGCACGCAACACCTTGACCTAAATGACGAACAAGTTAAAGATGAAATTGAACGAATTTCTCCGAAACTAACCCCTGCCGTTACACGAGATATTGCAGACAAAGGTGATTCAGTTGCTGAAAAAATAGACAGCGAAATCAACAACGATGCAGCCAGCCAATTAATGACTTTACTCTTGGCATCGTCATTGTCTCGAGCCGTAGGTGGACGCATTGGTTTGTCGGAAAGTGAATTGATTGAATTCTTAACTGCGCCCAATCGCAAGGCAGATGAATTCCTTGATGCACTCCAAAACTTACGTGAGCACGCTTGGTACTTGCACCGTGAAGACCAACGCTTCTTCATTAAAGAAACTGAAAACCTTTCGCGCCAGATCGAGCGTACTGCTAAGGATATACCGCTACCAAAAATTGATCAGGCCTTGATTAACCGGCTCAAGGGAATCCTTCAGCCCAACCGCCGTAATACCTATCAGGAGGTGCAAATTCTTCCGCGCATGGACGAACTCAGACTAAGTGGACCTCGAGTCCTTATCGTGATTAAACCAGATGGAAAAATACCGCCGAGCGAACTCACCAACTTCTTTGAGTTTCAGCAGGAAAAGAACAACCTACTAGTGCTTACCGGGCAAGACAGCATCATGGCTGATGCTGTCGAAGATCGTCTACGTGAGCTGTATGCCATCGAACAAATTGGAAAACGCCTAAAGGCCGGTGATACGTTATTTGAAGAAGCGCGTGATAGATTGGAGGAAGCTGAGGGGAGATTCATCAAAGCTTTGTCTGCAGCTTATAATACCGTACTATTTCCCGGCATTGATGAGGTGGATGGCTCTGAGCGTTTGCTCAAAGTCACAATTGATCATGGATTGAAAGTAGGTGAAGGCGAGCAATCTGCCGAAGCTCAAATTGAAAAACTGATGGCAGACCCAAGAGCTAACTACAAATTAGCTTCAGATTTGAAAGATGGTTTCGTGCAGTATTTTGCTTTGGCAGAGTCGGAGCTTTGGCCTTCTGGTACCAACAGCCGCCGCACTCCGTGGAAGGATGTCATCAATCGCGCCAAATGCTATCCCGGCTGGCCTTGGATGCCCGGCAGTAGTGGTATGGATA harbors:
- a CDS encoding tyrosine-type recombinase/integrase; translated protein: MALTDIKVRTSKPEEKQYKLTDGNGMHLLVHPNGSKYWRLQYRFCGKQKMLALGVYPDVSLADARARRDEARKQIANGIDPSDKKKTDKVEQNEARTFEEVAIEWHATNKKWSEDHSKRVLKSLEDNLFPAIGKRNIGELKTRDLLAPIKVVEQSGRLEVASRLQQRSTAIMRYAVQSGLIDYNPAQEMAGAVASSNRQHRRALELKRTPELLQRIDSYTGRPLTRLAVELTLLIFIRSSELRFARWSEIDFETAMWTIPPEREPIEGVKHSHRGSKMRTPHLVPLSRQALAILEQIKTFSGDHELIFIGDHNPRKPMSENTVNKSLRVMGYDTQVEVCGHGFRTMACSSLIESGLWSRDAVERQMSHMERNSVRAAYIHKAEHLDERKLMLQWWADFLDANREKAISPFDFAKQHTLK
- a CDS encoding transcriptional regulator — its product is MKFKINAFLIYDATEGSLKLDDDGKSDTQLTITANALLFFMIQNPGVISRDMVMQRVWDDKGLVSSNSNLNQYLSMLRKAFRSYGIENIIVTVARGRLELNPDLTIEVIDDTLPHSVIDAGEGERPEQIVPPPAPRPSAVNSPDRYWGYAGVAISLLAVALLGWSWANSGSMKPITLTPIAQEPVEVFSTDMMINPRMRENYLNNFIAVKEKKKIPYNKDERFLFFYGDKLQSNGLGRTFLAHCAKHQDNSFSYCDNYFYYSWK
- a CDS encoding FidL-like protein, giving the protein MKKWALGRALFIFSIILLLIATFIIIRHTPLNHNGILNCSTKAIMHFEDTITESVNVNIHFNFNDKGKGSIVVEGYSDSSAGWLYFQRYVQFDYTSKRVSPSSRYYQINHWVASKSSIDQSPDVIFDYFMREMSDSHDGLSLTMEKINPDTVLLSSINSPLYICTLKPGSLTI
- a CDS encoding DeoR/GlpR family DNA-binding transcription regulator; the encoded protein is MIPSERRDFIYRYVHEYQLVTIVALAELMSVSHMTVRRDIHQLEEEGKVISVSGGVRLSDALRQELAYKEKAQLHHRQKRAIGKYAAAMVEDGQVVYLDAGTTSFEIARHLAERFNLTIVTNDFSIIQHLMNRPQLNLFHTGGRVDQRNFSCVGSSAATLLRTLNIDVAFISTSSWDLAHGLSTPHEEKVLVKQALLEIAKRKVLVSDSSKYGKYGMFRVCPLTALDDIVCDDALPPDVLQQLKERGFRLHNISLIATASHKGKG
- the denD gene encoding D-erythronate dehydrogenase; this encodes MKIIITGGAGFLGQRLAAALLRESSLPFSELILADIQQPPTPMEDPRVHCLALDLTRPGAASQLIDRDCGVLFHLAAIVSSHAESDFDLGMQVNFDATRQLLEAARHNAPAMKFVFTSSLAVFGGKLPSIVTDECAVLPQSSYGAQKALCELLINDYTRKGFVDGRVLRLPTISVRPGKPNKAASSFASGIIREPLHGDPSVCPVSPDLALWLSSPGTVVHNFIHAATLPAAQFGSSRTVNLPGISVTIQQMLQALEAVAGKQVRERVRFVPDETINRIVASWPGNFDISRALALGFSVDENFQQIIRAFMHDEMLRAGG
- a CDS encoding acetaldehyde dehydrogenase (acetylating), which gives rise to MTLSDPDLQSIQQARTLINNAKQAQLQFAKFSQEKIDGIVKHIANEAAEHAGELAKLAHEETGFGNWQDKVLKNIFASKKVYEYIKDLKTIGIIHDDLQNKVMSVGVPLGVITALVPSTNPTSTIIYKTLIALKAGNAIIFSPHPGAQQCSLRTLEIVKNAAQQAGAPAGIVDGLSKMTLEGTTTLMRSKDVSLILATGGEGMVRAAYGSGTPTISGGPGNNPAFIERSANIKQAVSDIIASKTFDNGVICASEQSIIVEKSIYQDVHRELLAQGAYFMNDEESARLASILLRPNGMINPEIVGKNALYLSEQARLNVPYNTQVLISLQNSVSRQNPYAREKLCPVLGMYIEEDYSCASKRALELLTNEGLGHTLVIHTQNQEVVREFALQKPVHRILINTPSALGAIGATTNLVPSLTLGCGAIGGGSSSDNVGPMNLLNIRKVGYGVRSVDDLRQPTQNGHK
- a CDS encoding gluconate:H+ symporter, translated to MMALYTPIIGLAVAVFVLVFLVLRTRVHALIAMLIAASIAGISGGLTAVQTVDVITKGFGSTLGSIGIVIGLGVMMGRVLEVSGAAEQIAYSFIKWLGNKREEWALAITGYIVSIPIFVDSAFVILYPLVKALAKKGKRNLLTLGVALAGGLILTHHAVPPTPGPLGVAAIFGVDIGAMMMAGLVLAIPCVIGVVIYARWLGARYPDFEPENSEDEAEDLHATHQRYLAEKESKSLPSLALSLLPIVAPIVLIFINAVNNMLAKAEGMTGLGESLWGQMFAFLGSPIIALAISVLLAVYTLMPKINKHETLERLEEGLQTAGIILLVTGAGGALGAVLRESGTGTLLAQHVANLPLTPVLIPFFIATLVRLIQGSGTVAMITAASISAPIVSQLPGVNMLAAAQAATMGALFFSYFNDSMFWVVNRMMGIKDVKLQMMVWSVPTTIAWAISLCGILVLDWLL
- a CDS encoding anti-phage-associated DUF499 domain-containing protein, producing the protein MIKTVKQACRFNPIIQDYRMSQGIENLADLINDAGDGKEFFSRNYVTHGMEQLFREGMLRLSGKSDQAVFELTQAMGGGKTHMMIALGLLAKHAHLRPEMLPADLNERLSFGNARIAAFNGRNNPDNYIWGEIATQLGESDKIKQHWINGPKSVDQKKWKEIIGDTPTLIMIDELPPYLDNASTQVFGSGTLANMVVYSLSTLMSAALELPNCCIVIANLSGSYSAQTKTLKEAISNLQQETRRQSMTITPVQLSGNEIYEILKKRLIDELPDEQTISDVAEEYAQQIKKAEDGGYIIASSIEQIAEQVRETYPFHPSFKHLVALFKENEGFRQTRGLMQFTARLLKSVEQRKTDDVFLVGTQHLDLNDEQVKDEIERISPKLTPAVTRDIADKGDSVAEKIDSEINNDAASQLMTLLLASSLSRAVGGRIGLSESELIEFLTAPNRKADEFLDALQNLREHAWYLHREDQRFFIKETENLSRQIERTAKDIPLPKIDQALINRLKGILQPNRRNTYQEVQILPRMDELRLSGPRVLIVIKPDGKIPPSELTNFFEFQQEKNNLLVLTGQDSIMADAVEDRLRELYAIEQIGKRLKAGDTLFEEARDRLEEAEGRFIKALSAAYNTVLFPGIDEVDGSERLLKVTIDHGLKVGEGEQSAEAQIEKLMADPRANYKLASDLKDGFVQYFALAESELWPSGTNSRRTPWKDVINRAKCYPGWPWMPGSSGMDTLRTEALKQGRWRLGEDGYIEKGPFPKEKTSVNVSFLGANPDTGESQLSLTPRNAGESPVIYYSTKPEVLETAPKIYDLENFCTTEGTLYFKVVDPTGKYESGPATRWVADLKVRHQIEPSADKRKITLHCTPNAEMYYTLDGSNPKDGQPYTTPFEVGSEAARLLVYAKSGEATKTADFQIPHSADKTVQIDYTKPARLNSGKRVPLDTTEKVFTVINRFKDQANTRFKGVRIEIGEGENTVGIRFGERQITAAMIEATVNSLRDVLNEADANVSIAVRDGIDFENGFEAKEFAKLVGIELKPGDIAQDE
- a CDS encoding ribbon-helix-helix protein, CopG family, which encodes MATTKTATLTIRVDPGLKEALRAVAQVEHRSIANMIEVLIREHCEKHGIAIEKPKKLDQCGER